In the Puntigrus tetrazona isolate hp1 chromosome 19, ASM1883169v1, whole genome shotgun sequence genome, TTGACTCTCGCGGAATCGACTATCTCCTCTTTTTCAGTGTCGGAGCTTCTCAAAAAAGAGCCATACGTCTCAATGTCCGACGGGCTATGACAACGTCACTGCTTCTCCGCCCGCGCTGGATTGACCCGGTCATGTTTCTCTATGATAACGGTGGCGGTTTGGACGACGCCGGCAAGAATATGGAAGGGTTCACGGGAGGTAACTTCTCGCCGAGCCCGTGCAGGAATTTGATGGCTCACCCTGCCTCTCTTGCTCCCAGCGCCGCTTATCCGTCAAGCGAGGTGGCTGCCTCTGGAACGGGCGAGCCTGGGAAGCAGTGCAGCCCCTGCGCAGCCGTCCAGGGTTCGGCCAGCGCTTCAATTTCCTACGGATATTTCGGTGGCGGCGGATACTATCCTTGCCGAATGTCCCACCATCACGGGGCCGGTGGAGGTGTGAAGACGTGCGCCCAGTCCCCCGCCTCTGCCTCACCTTACGGTGAAAAATACATGGACACGTCCGCTTCCACGGGCGAAGATTACACTAGCTCGCGCGCCAAAGAGTTTGCCTTCTACTCGAGCTACGCCTCGAGCCCCTATCAGCCAGTGCCCGGCTATCTGGATGTTCCCGTGGTCCAGGCAATGAGCGGGCCTGCGGAGACCCGGCACGAGTCCTTATTACCAATGGAGAGCTACCAACCGTGGGCTATCACAGCTAGTGGCTGGAACGGGCAGGTCTACTGCACCAAAGAGCAGCCGCAGACGGGGAACGTGTGGAAGTCGTCTATACCAGGTGAGGCTACTGCCAGAATTAGAAATACTCCGCAAGATGTATTAATTTCCTATAGCTGCCAAAGCACCGTTCGCGTTGCCCGTATGACAAAACGACCTCGATCTGTTGATCTGAATACTTGTGTCGCGATTTCTATCTTCAGAGGCAGTGTCTCACGGAGGGGCGGACGGTAGCTCTTTTCGCCGCGGGAGGAAGAAGCGCGTTCCATACACCAAGGTGCAGCTGAAGGAGCTTGAAAGGGAGTATGCCGCAAACAAGTTTATCACCAAGGACAAACGCAGGCGGATATCCGCTCAGACCAACCTGTCCGAACGACAGGTTACCATCTGGTTCCAGAACCGACGGGTAAAGGAGAAAAAAGTggtcaacaaattaaaaagcaacaGTTAGCTTTGCTCTGTGTTAATGCAATCGAACCGTTATAAACAGCGATGGCCCGCACGCGCTCAAAGCTATGAAATTATAGACGTTTTGACGAATATTTGTTTTCCTTGGACTACCGCTTTCTCTGACCACTTTGGATCGGACAGGGTTGTTGGTGACGCGGTGCGTCATTTCTTGCCTGCAAACGGTGTATGGCCATATTACCAGCTCAGGACAAAGAGGGCCACGAGATAAGTTTGTTTGTTGAGGTTATTTTCTGCTCACCAAAATATCTCGCGGAGAGAAACACCTTGGACGTCGAAATCGGGAGACTGTAGCTCTTTACGGTGTGGTACGACCTTTCCTTTACCACCTCCAGTGTCGGgtataattataatgatatttcGTCTCATGCTGGAGAATATGAGGTATGGAGCCTGTAGTTTATTAAGGCCGTGTACAATCTGTTTATATCTGTGccaaaataatatacacttCACTATAgacttactgtgtgt is a window encoding:
- the hoxa13a gene encoding homeobox protein Hox-A13a — translated: MTTSLLLRPRWIDPVMFLYDNGGGLDDAGKNMEGFTGGNFSPSPCRNLMAHPASLAPSAAYPSSEVAASGTGEPGKQCSPCAAVQGSASASISYGYFGGGGYYPCRMSHHHGAGGGVKTCAQSPASASPYGEKYMDTSASTGEDYTSSRAKEFAFYSSYASSPYQPVPGYLDVPVVQAMSGPAETRHESLLPMESYQPWAITASGWNGQVYCTKEQPQTGNVWKSSIPEAVSHGGADGSSFRRGRKKRVPYTKVQLKELEREYAANKFITKDKRRRISAQTNLSERQVTIWFQNRRVKEKKVVNKLKSNS